One Setaria viridis chromosome 3, Setaria_viridis_v4.0, whole genome shotgun sequence DNA window includes the following coding sequences:
- the LOC117848662 gene encoding cuscuta receptor 1 has translation MGAIAKPLQSRTLGTKLWVLSILEFMFYMAGGCVVEERTALMRIRSSLVEANSSRAPPASWGQSDDCCSWERVTCNNSTRVSALDLYEIYVIQSNYSTEEDQANFGAEGGCWNLNLTILSSFHELLVLDLSWNSACLRNFDGLQGLAKLRYVDLSFNSLIGSNIFESLGASIEVIDILSSNMSGAIQDSAFSNLKNLRELYLGHNQLHGSIPASLFELPHLEYLDLSGNLLRGLPRNPSLNLSSSLQILKLSENNLHGTFYFFWLRNCAKLMDVDLSGNADLAIDAKFHRIVPPCQLRALVLSGCNLDNNTVAGPNFLSTQHHLQTLDLSNNNLTGSIPTWILENEATLLYLNLANNLLVGSLDLIWKQQPNIRLINISMNHFVGQLPANISSVFPSLEVLDTSYNNISGDLPPSLCKIQNLTFVDLSNNKLTGEVPACLFTATLLILKLSNNNLGGPILGGASNLSTMIEIYLDSNNFEGTFPNNLSGNLEFMDLHDNNLCGKLDVSFWNLPWLQVFSVSTNNLIGQVNAAICNLTSLEFLDMSDNNFAGSLPKCGSKLRLKFLNMSTNTLSGFPGVFLNSPNIIALDLRYNQFKGSLDWTQHLPQIKLLLLGGNRFDGQISSNLCLLQHLSIIDFSHNRLSGSLPPCIGGIPFGYHGDDDDIFWVSVGQSTTMYFPVPGLDGPPFMYPYFYDLQGFTFSTKGSIYTYGHNFFNLMSGIDLSANMLSGEIPWEIGNLIHVKSLNFSHNFFTGGIPATFANMGAIESLDLSNNRLSGSIPWQLTRLWSLEVFSVAYNNLSGCIPSSGQFSSFSAESYVGNLNLYSVSQENGCSSTPGPVEVEYVEASDDPILYIISASSFVLASWATVAFIFFHSSGQHVVLQL, from the exons ATGGGAGCAATAGCAAAACCCTTGCAGTCACGGACTCTGGGAACCAAGCTTTGGGTCCTCTCCATTTTGGAGTTCATGTTTTACATGGCAGGTGGCTGCGTTGTCGAGGAGCGGACTGCTCTTATGCGCATCAGATCATCGTTGGTGGAGGCGAACAGCTCGAGAGCTCCTCCTGCTTCATGGGGACAGAGCGATGACTGCTGTTCCTGGGAAAGGGTCACATGCAACAACAGCACAAGAGTATCGGCGCTCGACCTCTACGAGATTTATGTTATCCAGTCAAACTACAGCACTGAAGAAGATCAAGCAAACTTTGGAGCTGAGGGTGGATGCTGGAATCTCAATCTGACGATCTTGTCCTCGTTTCATGAGCTCTTAGTGCTGGATTTATCTTGGAATTCCGCTTGTCTTCGAAATTTTGATG GTCTGCAAGGATTGGCTAAACTTCGGTACGTGGACCTCAGTTTTAACAGTTTGATTGGGAGTAACATCTTTGAATCTCTCGGGGCTTCTATTGAAGTTATAGATATTTTGTCGAGCAATATGAGCGGTGCTATTCAGGATTCAG CTTTCAGTAATCTCAAGAACCTGCGAGAATTGTATCTAGGACACAACCAATTGCATGGAAGCATCCCAGCTTCCTTGTTTGAGCTTCCACACCTTGAATATTTGGATCTTTCAGGAAATCTCCTACGAGGGCTACCTAGAAACCCAAGTTTGAATCTCTCATCTTCACTTCAAATTCTCAAGTTATCAGAAAATAATTTGCATGGgacattttatttcttttggcTACGGAACTGCGCCAAGCTAATGGATGTAGACCTATCAGGGAATGCTGATTTGGCTATTGATGCAAAATTCCATAGAATTGTGCCTCCATGCCAACTTAGAGCACTAGTGCTTTCTGGATGTAACCTTGACAATAACACCGTTGCAGGACCAAATTTTCTTAGCACACAACATCATCTTCAAACTCTTGATCTGTCCAATAACAACTTGACGGGAAGTATTCCCACTTGGATCCTTGAAAACGAAGCGACTCTTCTTTATCTCAATCTTGCAAATAACTTGTTAGTAGGATCATTGGATCTGATTTGGAAACAACAACCTAATATCAGATTGATCAACATATCTATGAACCATTTTGTCGGACAACTGCCGGCAAACATCAGCTCAGTGTTTCCAAGTCTAGAAGTTCTAGATACTTCTTATAATAACATTTCTGGAGACTTGCCACCATCACTGTGCAAGATCCAAAACTTGACATTTGTGGACCTGTCAAACAATAAACTCACAGGGGAGGTGCCAGCTTGCTTATTTACTGCCACACTATTAATTTTGAAGCTCTCGAACAACAATCTTGGAGGTCCGATACTTGGTGGGGCTAGTAATTTGTCCACTATGATAGAAATATACCTTGACAGCAACAATTTTGAAGGAACATTTCCTAACAATCTATCAGGAAATCTGGAATTCATGGATTTACATGATAATAACTTGTGTGGCAAACTTGATGTGTCTTTTTGGAATCTTCCTTGGTTGCAAGTTTTTAGTGTTTCTACCAATAACTTAATTGGTCAAGTTAATGCAGCAATTTGCAACTTGACTAGTCTTGAGTTTTTGGATATGTCGGACAACAACTTTGCAGGGTCTTTACCAAAGTGTGGCAGCAAGTTAAGACTAAAGTTTCTGAACATGTCGACCAATACTCTATCAGGCTTCCCAGGTGTTTTTCTTAATAGCCCCAATATTATAGCTCTAGATCTAAGATATAACCAGTTCAAGGGCAGTCTTGATTGGACACAACACCTTCCTCAAATAAAGCTCCTTTTGTTAGGTGGAAATAGATTTGATGGTCAGATCTCTTCAAACTTGTGTCTTCTCCAGCACTTGAGTATCATTGACTTCTCACACAATAGACTTTCGGGTTCATTACCACCTTGTATTGGTGGCATCCCATTCGGATACCATGGGGATGACGACGACATCTTTTGGGTCTCGGTCGGTCAGAGCACTACAATGTATTTCCCTGTTCCAGGTTTAGATGGTCCGCCTTTCATGTATCCTTATTTTTATGATCTTCAAGGCTTCACCTTCTCCACTAAAGGGAGCATTTACACGTATGGTCATAATTTCTTCAATCTAATGTCCGGCATTGATTTATCTGCCAACATGCTATCGGGAGAAATCCCTTGGGAGATAGGGAATTTGATCCATGTCAAGTCGCTCAATTTCTCACACAATTTCTTTACCGGCGGAATTCCAGCTACATTTGCAAACATGGGCGCCATAGAAAGCCTGGACTTGTCGAACAATAGGTTGAGTGGATCAATACCTTGGCAATTGACCCGGCTTTGGTCACTGGAGGTGTTCTCTGTGGCGTACAATAACTTGTCAGGGTGCATACCGAGCTCTGGTCAGTTCAGTTCATTCAGCGCAGAGAGTTATGTGGGTAACCTGAACCTTTACAGTGTATCACAGGAGAATGGGTGCTCTTCCACTCCAGGTCCTGTGGAAGTAGAATATGTGGAGGCATCTGACGACCCAATCCTTTATATCATCAGTGCATCATCCTTCGTATTGGCATCCTGGGCCACTGTCGCGTTCATCTTCTTCCATTCGTCCGGTCAACATGTGGTGCTTCAACTGTAG